A region of Oryctolagus cuniculus chromosome 3, mOryCun1.1, whole genome shotgun sequence DNA encodes the following proteins:
- the CMKLR2 gene encoding chemerin-like receptor 2, whose amino-acid sequence MEDLEETFFEEFDNYSYALEYYTPESELEEKTHLGAAHWVSLVLYCIAFVLGIPGNATVIWFTGFKWKKTVTTLWFLNLAVADFIFVLFLPLYISYVAMNFHWPFGIWLCKANSFIAQLNMFASVFFLTVISLDRYIHLIHPVMSHRHRTLKNSLVVIIFVWLLASLIGGPALYFRDTLEFNNHTLCFNNFHEHDPDLTKMRHHVLTWVKFIVGYLFPLLTMSVCYLCLIFKVKKRSILISSRHFWTILAVVVAFLICWTPYHLFSIWELTIHHNSYFHEVLQAGIPLSTGLAFLNSCLNPILYVLISKKFQVCFQASVAEILKHTLWEVSCSGTVSEQLRNSETKNLCLLETAQ is encoded by the coding sequence ATGGAAGATCTGGAGGAAACATTCTTTGAAGAATTTGACAACTATTCCTATGCCCTGGAATATTACACCCCGGAGTCTGAATTGGAGGAGAAGACCCACCTGGGAGCTGCTCACTGGGTCTCCTTGGTGTTATATTGTATAGCGTTTGTCCTGGGAATTCCAGGAAATGCCACTGTCATTTGGTTCACGGGATTCAAGTGGAAAAAGACAGTCACCACTCTCTGGTTCCTCAATCTGGCCGTTGcggatttcatttttgttctctTCCTGCCCCTGTACATCTCCTATGTGGCCATGAATTTCCACTGGCCCTTTGGCATCTGGTTGTGCAAGGCTAATTCCTTCATTGCCCAGTTGAACATGTTTGCCAGTGTTTTCTTCCTGACAGTGATCAGCCTGGACCGCTATATCCACTTGATCCATCCTGTTATGTCTCATCGGCACCGAACCCTCAAAAACTCCCTGGTTGTTATCATATTTGTGTGGCTTTTGGCTTCTCTAATTGGTGGTCCTGCCCTATACTTCCGGGATACTCTAGAGTTCAATAACCACACCCTTTGCTTTAACAATTTTCATGAGCATGATCCTGACCTCACTAAGATGAGGCACCACGTTCTGACCTGGGTGAAATTTATTGTCGGGTACCTGTTCCCTTTGCTAACAATGAGTGTTTGCTACTTGTGCCTCATCTTCAAGGTGAAGAAACGAAGCATCCTGATCTCCAGTAGGCATTTCTGGACCATCCTGGCTGTGGTTGTGGCCTTTTTGATTTGCTGGACTCCTTATCATCTGTTTAGCATTTGGGAGCTCACCATTCACCACAACAGCTATTTCCACGAGGTGCTGCAAGCTGGAATCCCCCTCTCTACAGGTTTGGCATTCCTCAATAGTTGTTTGAACCCCATCCTTTACGTCCTCATTAGTAAGAAGTTCCAAGTTTGCTTCCAGGCCTCAGTTGCTGAGATACTAAAGCATACATTGTGGGAAGTCAGCTGTTCTGGCACAGTGAGTGAACAACTCAGAAACTCTGAAACCAAGAATCTATGTCTCTTGGAAACAGCCCAGTAA